The genomic interval CGAGGAAGCCTTGCGCGAAGTCGCGCAGGATCTCGCCGAGGGCGCCGACAGCGTGATGGTGAAGCCCGGGCTGCCCTATCTCGACATCGTACGCGCGGTGAAGGACAATTTCGCGGTGCCGGTCTACGCCTATCAGGTGTCGGGCGAATATGCGATGATCGAGGCCGCGGCGGCGGCGGGCGCGGGCGAGCGCGACGGACTCGTCCTCGAAACATTGCTCGCCTTCCGCCGCGCGGGCGCGTCGGGGGTGCTCAGCTATCATGCGCTCCACGCGGCGCGGCTGCTCGGCGCCTGATTTCGTGAGCGAAACCGCATCGCCGCGGCGCTGGCTGTTCGTGCTGACGATCCTCGTCGGCAGCTTCCTCCTCTTCCTCGTTCAGCCGATGGTCGCGCGGATGGTGCTGCCCCGGCTGGGCGGCGCACCGATGGTGTGGAACAGCGCGATGCTCGTCTATCAGGCGCTGCTGCTCGGCGGTTACGCCTATGCGCACTGGCTCGGCCGCTTCACCGTGCGGCGGCAGGCGATGATCCATGTCGCCCTGTTCCTCGCCGCCGCCTTGTGGCTTCCGATCGGCATCGCCGAGATCGCGCCGCCCGGACCGGGGCAAGAGGCTTTGTGGGTGCCGCTGCTGCTGCTCGCGTCGATCGGCCCCGTCTTCTTCGTCGTCTCGGCGCAGGCGCCGCTGATGCAGCGCTGGTTCGCCGCCGACGCGGGGGCGGGCGATCCCTATTATCTCTATGCCGCGTCGAATCTCGGCAGCTTTGCCGGGCTCATCAGCTATCCCGCGCTCGTCGAGCCGGCGATGCCGCTCGCGGCGCAAAGCTGGAGCTGGACCGCGGGCTATGCGCTGCTCGTCCTGCTCGTCGCCGGCGCGGCGGCGGCGCGCTGGCACGGCGGCGCCGAAGCGCACGCCGATGGCGCCGGTGAGCCCGCGCCGACGCTGCGCCGGCAGCTCCACTGGCTGCTGATCGCCGCGGTGCCGTCGGGGCTGATGCTGTCGACGACGACGCACCTCACCACCGACATCGTCGCGATGCCCTTGCTCTGGGTGCTGCCGCTCGGCCTCTATCTCCTGAGCTTCGTCATCGCCTTTTCGACGTTCACGCGCGCGACGCAGATCATCACCTTGCTCGCTCCGGTCGTGCTGCTCGCGGTTGGCGGGCTCGGACTCTTGAGCTCGGGCGGCGGGTCGATGATGGTCGCGCTCGCCAGCCTCGCGATGCTTTTCACCGTCGCGGTCGCGCTCCACGGCTATCTCTATCATCTCCGTCCGGTCGCGCGGCATCTGACGCTTTTCTATCTGATCATGTCGGCGGGCGGGGTGCTCGGCGGGCTGTTCGCGGCGCTGTTTGCGCCGCTGATCTTCGACTGGGTTTACGAGCATCCGCTGCTGATCCTCGCCGCCGCGATGCTGCTGCCGCTACCCGCGCTTCTCCCATGGGACAAATGGCTGGGGCTCGAGGCGAAGACGACGCGCGCCGTCACGGTCGTGCTTGTCCTGATCGCGGCCTTTGCGAGCTGGCACATGGTGGATCAGTGGACCGGCCGGCTCGACGGCGCGGTGACGGGTTGGGGCATCGCGATCTTCGTGATCGGCATGCTCGTCATCGGCTGGCGCTGGTCCTACGTCTCCGTGCTCGCGCTCTTGATGATCGGGGTCGGGGGCTGGGACACGATCCAGGAAAGCTTCACCGGCGCGCGCGTGCGCAGCTATTTCGGCGTCTATACCGTCACCGACTATCCCGAGACGAACCAGCGCCGCCTCGCGCACGGCACGACGCTCCACGGGCTCCAGCGCACTGACGCCGAACACCGGCGCGATCCCACGACCTATTACGGGCCGCAGTCGGGGGTCGGGCTGACGCTGGACAAGGCCGAGGCGCTCGCGGGCCCCGGCGCGTCGATCGGCATCGTCGGGCTGGGGGCGGGGACGCTCGCTTGTTACCGCCAGCCGGGGCAGGACTGGACGATCTTCGAGATCGACCCGGTGATGGTCGGCATCGCGCGCGATCCCGCCAAATTCACTTTCATCGCTGACTGCGCGCCCGACACGCCGATCGTTATCGGCGACGCGCGGCTGCAGATCGCGGAACAGCCGGCGGCCCGCTTCGACATCATCGTCATCGACGCCTTTTCGTCGGACGCGATCCCGCTCCATCTGCTGACGAAGGAAGCGATCGGCATCTATGCGCGCGCACTGAAACCCGATGGCATCTTGCTCATCCACATCTCGAACCGCTTCTTCGGGCTCGAACCGGTGCTCGCCGCCGAAGCGAAAGCGCGCGGCTGGACCGCGGCGATCCGCATGGACCCCGGCCCCGTCGGCGACGAATATGGCGACCTGACGGGCTCGAACTGGGTCGCGCTCACCGCGACGCCCGAACGGATGCGGGAGTTGACCGGCGGGCTCCGCCCGCGCAAGGATTCCCGCGAAGACGGCGCCTGGGTGCCGATCGAGGCGCGCGCCGGCTTCACCCGCTGGACCGACGATTATGCCTCGACGCTGCCGGTCCTGATCTGGAAGAATATCATCGGAGGCCGCGACGAATGACATATCGGGACGTCAGCATCATCAGCGTCAATGGCAAGACGCCGCGGATCGACCCCAGCGCCTTCATCGCGCCCGGCTGCCGCATCATCGGCGACGTGACGATCGGTCCCGATGTCAGCATCTGGTATAATTGCGTGCTGCGCGCCGATGTCAGCCATATCGTCGTCGGCGCACGGTCGAACATCCAGGACGGCAGCGTTGTCCATTGCGACGGACCGATGCCGCATCACCCCGAAGGCTTTCCGACGATCATCGGCGAGGATGTGCTGATCGGACATCTCGCGATGGTGCATGGCTGCACGCTGGCGGATCGGGCCTTCGTCGGCCTGAAGGCGACGGTGATGAACGGGTGCCGCATCGGCAGCGACGCGATGCTCGCGGCGGGCGCGCTGCTCACAGAGAATAAGGAAATTCCGGACCGCGAACTCTGGGCCGGATCGCCCGCGCGGCGCGTGCGCGAGATCGGCGATGCCCAGGCGGCGGGCATGCAGATGGGCGTCGCGCATTATGTGATGAACGGCCGCATGCACAAGGCGGCGGTGGAGGAGTAAGCTGATATCCTCTCCCGCAAGCGGAGGGGCAGCGAGACTTGGAAGCTTGCTTCCTAGTCGCAGCGGGGTGGGCCCTTGCGACGTCGCTGCCCACCCCCAACTCCTCCCGCAAGCGGGAGGGGAGCGAATTTAGCTGAAATTCACCATCGCATAGAGCATCGGGATCGACAGCAAGGTGTTGACTCGCGAAAAGATCATCGCGGTCCGCGCGGCCTTCGCCTTCGCCGCATCGTCGGCCTCGACGATCCCCAGCGCCTTCTTCTGGTTCGGCCAGATCAGGAACCAGACGTTGAACGCCATGATCAGCCCCAGCCACATGCCGGCGCCGATCAGCTTATAGGGATCCTGCAGTCCCAGCGCGGGCACGAGATATTTTGCATGACCCGCGATTCCGATCCCCAGCAGCACGGTGGCGAGCGCCGCCCAGCGGAACCAGAAGAGCGCGGCGGGCGCGATATGCTTTGATACGCCGGCTTTCAGCTCGGCCGGGATCTTCGGCATCGTCGGCATCTGGACGAAGTTGAAATAATAAAGCAGCCCGATCCACAGCACACCGAAGAAGGTGTGAAGCCAGCGCATGATCGCATTGCCCGCGGCGATCCCGTCCTCGAAATTCTGGCCGTTGAGGCAGAGCATCAGGACGATCGCCAGCACCAGCCCAGCGCCCAGAACGGCGTGCAGATTTCCGAAAAACTTGTCCATGGCAATTCCCCCTCCGT from uncultured Sphingopyxis sp. carries:
- a CDS encoding fused MFS/spermidine synthase, with the protein product MSETASPRRWLFVLTILVGSFLLFLVQPMVARMVLPRLGGAPMVWNSAMLVYQALLLGGYAYAHWLGRFTVRRQAMIHVALFLAAALWLPIGIAEIAPPGPGQEALWVPLLLLASIGPVFFVVSAQAPLMQRWFAADAGAGDPYYLYAASNLGSFAGLISYPALVEPAMPLAAQSWSWTAGYALLVLLVAGAAAARWHGGAEAHADGAGEPAPTLRRQLHWLLIAAVPSGLMLSTTTHLTTDIVAMPLLWVLPLGLYLLSFVIAFSTFTRATQIITLLAPVVLLAVGGLGLLSSGGGSMMVALASLAMLFTVAVALHGYLYHLRPVARHLTLFYLIMSAGGVLGGLFAALFAPLIFDWVYEHPLLILAAAMLLPLPALLPWDKWLGLEAKTTRAVTVVLVLIAAFASWHMVDQWTGRLDGAVTGWGIAIFVIGMLVIGWRWSYVSVLALLMIGVGGWDTIQESFTGARVRSYFGVYTVTDYPETNQRRLAHGTTLHGLQRTDAEHRRDPTTYYGPQSGVGLTLDKAEALAGPGASIGIVGLGAGTLACYRQPGQDWTIFEIDPVMVGIARDPAKFTFIADCAPDTPIVIGDARLQIAEQPAARFDIIVIDAFSSDAIPLHLLTKEAIGIYARALKPDGILLIHISNRFFGLEPVLAAEAKARGWTAAIRMDPGPVGDEYGDLTGSNWVALTATPERMRELTGGLRPRKDSREDGAWVPIEARAGFTRWTDDYASTLPVLIWKNIIGGRDE
- a CDS encoding gamma carbonic anhydrase family protein, with protein sequence MTYRDVSIISVNGKTPRIDPSAFIAPGCRIIGDVTIGPDVSIWYNCVLRADVSHIVVGARSNIQDGSVVHCDGPMPHHPEGFPTIIGEDVLIGHLAMVHGCTLADRAFVGLKATVMNGCRIGSDAMLAAGALLTENKEIPDRELWAGSPARRVREIGDAQAAGMQMGVAHYVMNGRMHKAAVEE
- a CDS encoding urate hydroxylase PuuD — translated: MDKFFGNLHAVLGAGLVLAIVLMLCLNGQNFEDGIAAGNAIMRWLHTFFGVLWIGLLYYFNFVQMPTMPKIPAELKAGVSKHIAPAALFWFRWAALATVLLGIGIAGHAKYLVPALGLQDPYKLIGAGMWLGLIMAFNVWFLIWPNQKKALGIVEADDAAKAKAARTAMIFSRVNTLLSIPMLYAMVNFS